GCTGGCCGGCCCGGCGGCGGACGGCCGCAGCTGCGTCCCGAGCCGGGCGGCGTCCCATAGCAACCGGGCGGAGCTGGAGGCGAGCCCGGGGCCCGAGGGCGGTGGGCCCGCTTCTGAGGCCGGCGGCTCCGTGCTGCTGGAGAGTATCGCTCCCGTCCAGGAGAACCCATTCATTCAGCGGGAGCGGCGGAGGAGGAGGCGGCAGGGAGCGGGCAGCCAGTCCCCGGGGCCGGGGGGCGGCGGGGGCCCGGGCCCGGGCCCGGCTCGGGACCAGGATGCGGCCAAGCCGCTGCAGCAGCTTCTGGAGCTGTACAGCCACATGCCGGGGGTCCGCACCATCCAGGCCGACAACATCATCATCATCGAGTCCGACCCGGATTACTTCAGTGAGCCGGGCAGCCCGGCCCGGAGCCagccccaggcccaggcccaggcccggGCCCGGGCCGTGGAGCAGCTGCTGTCCAGGCCCGGGCACGGCACCGTGGCCGAGATCCGAGCCGCCGAGGTGCTGGTCTACGATGGCACGCTGAGCCGGAGCGAGGAGAACCTGAGCAGCCTGGGCGGTGGCGGCGGCGATGCCGGGCCCCCGGGACCCCTGCACGGGAAAGTCAGCCGCCTGCTCGAGAAGTTCGACCGCAACTACGTGAAGCCGAGCCGGTCGCGGAGCACGGAGAACCTGCTGGACGGCTTCTCCCCCGCCCGGGACCGGGACCGGCCCCGAAAGCCACTCCTGTTGCCAAAACCCCTGTCCGTCCGCCAGCCCGGCCAAGGGCCAACGAGTCCGGGCCCCcgctcccctggtcctcaccggGACTGCCTGTCACCCCCATGTCAGCCCAAACCTTTCCCTTTGTCCTCGCCGGTCAGATGCTCAGGTCCCCCCTCTCCTGGGCGCACGCCTCCTGCCTCCTCCTCTGCGTCCGTGCATAGCCAGTGGGATGCTCAGCTGGCTGCCAGTGACAGGACAGAGACTGAAGGCAGACCCTTCTCTGTCTCCTCTTACCGCAAGCAGTCTGAGAGTGGACCTGCTGCAGGGCATCTCAGGCAGAAAGAGGCAACCCCCAGTCACACTCCCGCTCACCAGAACGGCAAGAGCAAGGATCGGATCATCGAGAATAAGGTCATGGAGAACGGTCGCCCAGATCTCGACGTAATGAGAACCGATTCATTCTCTGTGAATGGAGGAGAAATGGATAGTGAGGATGCAAGTGAGCTTGGGAGTGGCCGAGTGCCGTATTCTGTCAGTGCTGCCAACAGCGAGGTTTCTAACGTGTGTGTGGTCGATCAGAGGAAAGCTTCTAAATTAAGCCCTGAGAGACACCAGCCTCCTGCAGCGGATGCTTCCAAATCTTTGCCTGCAAACTCCAGTGCCACTCCCTCGGGGAAGATGAACCAGGACCACAAAGTGGCAGGTTCAGCCAAAGTCACTCCAAACCAATGCAACagtgtgtctgcttccaccagtCTGAATGACTCCTTTGAAATCATACCTGCCACACCTCCAGATGTTTCATCCATTCCAAAAGATGATATTCAGGCAAGGGCACTGGCTAACCTCAAAAAACAGTCGAAGAACTCATTTGTTGTGATTCCGAAGAAGAGGGTGGGTGCCTCTGTAGCATCCAGTGAAGCTTCTGATTGTAAGGAAGTAAACCATGAATCTTGTGAAAAGCCAAAAATTGAAAATGGTGCTTCCAATGCATCCAATTCTGAAACTCAAACAGACTGGGTCTCTGCTGTTTCCTTGGATAGGATGAGCCCATCTGACCATGAACAGAGTAATGAAGGAAAATTACTTTTTGGAGAGCCTCCTCTTCCCAAAGCAGATCCCAAGCCAAAGGAAAAAGAGGCTGTGGATAAACCAACGTCAGGCAGTAACTATGAAGTTTCTTCTAAGCATATGAATGCTCCGATTTCAATTGAGGAAGAAAGAACAAGCTTGTTGCCTACTCCAATGTCAGAAGCAGAGCAGGAAGCTGAATCCACTGTAACCCTCATAAAAGTGTCAGCTCGGAATGATGACCTCCCAATCACTAACATAGATGATATCTTGGGAACAGGTGAGAAAGAAACTCCCAAACAACCAAGCAGGGCCAAATCAGCTGCAGCAAAGGATGAGCTTCCTGAGGAAAGAGCTGGTGGCCTACTTCACCCCTTTGTGCAGCGCAAGAGTGGGAACACTTTCACCGTTGTTCCTCAACGCAAGCCAGCTAGCAGAGCCCAGCAAACCTCTGTTGATGTAAATGAGGTTTCTCCAGCAAATGGGACTGATGAGCAAACAGTGGAAGATCCGGAAGCATCACTTGCCAAACTGGGAGTACTGCTCAAGAAGCGCTATCCCCTTGCTGAGGAGATACAGGTGATTGGAGGCTATCTGTCATTGGAAAGATCCTGTTTGACCAAAGCTGGATCCACAAGGAAGAAGGTAAGCTTACTGATTCTCATAACATCCTGGCTCCACCCTTTGCATGAATTCACCTTGATTTCACCCAGGGTGGAACATTTCTTTTTGCTGTGTATCCTTGAATATGCTTGAGTGCTATGATTGCAAAGTGGTTATTGAGCTCTGAagaagtcatctagacttgagaaattagcttgctctctctccgtggatgttgtctgacctgctgtgatttccagcagttttttttttgttttcaatcacGAAGTGGTGttggttcataaaatcatggtaTAATGCAGAATAAAGCTGTTCGTCAGGCGTATTGTTTCACTTTGATGTTAGATCCTGGCTGTTGCgtgcccccccccaaaaaaaaaaccaaaatctAGTGAATGAGATTCTTTCACCACTGATTTGGAAGTGACTGCAAGTCAGTGATTTCTATCAAATGACCTATAAGGTTAAACATGTGAGTAGATGCTTTTGCAGTGAGTTAATACAATATGGACTTTTGATTTTCGTGAGAGCTATTGTTTGATTTTTAGGAGCTACTTGAAGGTAACAAGTTGTAAGTTGGAAATCAAATTGCTATTGATGCAGGACTTGGCAAGCACACTCTATATTTCCATTAAAGGATATGAAAGAAACGAGAGACTTGGTACTGGTCAGACTGTGAAGAATCAACACCAAATAAACAGATTTTATTAATTTAGTGATTTTCACTCACCCTGTTATTGTCATCTTGTCACTGATATTTAAACCAGACTCAAGATCAGCTTTAATGTTTCAGCTATAATTTATCTGCTTGAAAGCCAAGCACAAAAGGAGGGTTTTGAAGGGGGGAAAATGTAAGTTAAGAAATTCTATCGATGATGAATTAAGCTGCAAGTTAGCAATTTTTGCTCACATTCTGTTTCACTGTGAGGGACCTTATGCTTTCTCAATCTCCTGTCTCATTCCTTAGAAAATCTCCCTTGTTTTCCCCTTGCTTTTGTTCTCTGTTTCATGTTCTCCCTCCTATGCTCTTGTGCTCTCGTGCTCATGCGAATTATGTTATGAAAGGGAAGATAGGCAGCTGAAACAAGTCTGCCTTTTTAACCACTGTATTTGCAGTCCTCAGTGTTGAACTCAGTGGTTCCTAACCGCATTTTTGAATAACCAGTCAGAGTCACCAGTTTGTATCTTAAACAAAAGAATTGGTAATTTATTAACAGTATAGTAACTACAGTAGAGCAAAACTTAAACAACAAAGTAACCTAATTGGCTTGTGTTTTAAACCctaaaagaaaataataaaactgaccatattagattagattagattagacttagtgtggaaacaggcccttcggcccaacaagtccacaccgacccgccgaagcgcaacccacccatacccctacatttaccccttacctaacactacgggcaatttagcatggtcaattcacctaacccgcacatctttggactgtgggaggaaaccggagcacccggaggaaacccacgctgacacggggagaacgtgcaaactccacacagtcagtcgcctgagtcgggaattgaacccgggtctccggcgctgtgcggcagcagtgctaaccactgtgccaccgtgccgcccaattacATAAGATGTGTTATTTTACATGCATAGATAGTGGGTTGCCAGTTGATGTTCTGAAGATGTTTACCAGGGTCACCTTTTCAGTTCACTCAGATAAAGGCAGAAATATTTAGGTTTCCAGTCTCTGAGCTTTCAAGAACTGTCAGGTAGGGGGCTTTGACATCGACATGCAGAATCCTTCTCATAGGAAACACAGTTCAacatggttgacccttaactaccttctaggcaattatggatgggcagtaATAGCTAGAGATGCCcccatcccatgagtgaataaaaaaggaACCAGGTCCAATTTTGTCTCCTTTCTGACTGTCTCCTCTGCAATGTCTCGGCTGTTATTCAATGCCTGCCATCTGCTTGGGTTTAAGGTGTCTCTGAAGCACACTGGAACTAATTCCCAGGGACTGGGAAATGATCCTGAGATTTTGTCTGtatgtcacttcaacacaccaccctacTCCCTGGTCaaaatctctgtctcaggcttgctgtggCGCAAACTCggagaacaacatctcattttctgcttgaaaaccctgcagtcttctggactcaatatcaagttcaacaattttagggcctgagcaccacCAGCTTTGTTCTTACCCTAATGCATACACACCAGGCCTTGCCATCGAATAAGTTGCTACCTGAAATGAACCATCATCAGCCTCTAATTGTCTCTGTTAacagctattgattctcccaaGCTGATCTTTATCCTTTATCTGCCCAActgattatttttctctctctctctctctctctctctctctctttctctcactccatcgATTATTTGCTCCCactccctcctcccacctcatctTAGCttcagtcagttctgaagaaggctcagTTGACCTGAAAcctcaactctgttttctctcctgagatgctatcagacctgctgaggtttcccagcaatttctgtttttgtcccagGGACTGATCTCATTAATAGCCAACTACTGCTATCTGTTTAACCATAATGCTCTCCCCTAGTGTTGAAGCAAATGCAGAATCTTTTTGATCAGGAACCAATCTACAATTAACTTCCCGACCTTGCTCATGAGTTTAAAAAAAGGCTTGTgtggtttcatttcctttttaacgAAAGCTGTTGCCCTTAGTTCCAAAAGCCATCTTTATCTTACAGTTCACAGCTACAAAtccaaaattgataaaagaataaaataaaaataatggaaAATCTGTAATGTTTTTAACAATTCGTAGCTGGAGCTGCACAGTATTCATTGGCAGCTTGGCTTCCCTGTCCTCTTGATCTGGTGGTGTGCTGAGAACCCAGTTTGCTTTTGTTTCTCTTCATTTTGAAAGTTAATTGGCAGAGATATTGTTACTGTGAGGGGATGGGCTGTGGACTATTTATTTTTGATAATTAGAAATAGACTTCCCTCAATGCATTGACCCTGGCCGCTATCAAAACCTCTTTCCTTtcctctcctcccattttcccACTCAAAAACACCCTGaaagcacttttttaaaaaatccccaaGGAGAAAGAGTGGTGTCAGCTATCCATTGACTCCCAAATTCTGTGGTTCTGCTTGGAAATAATAGTAATTTCAACTTGGAGCAGCATTTATTTGTAGCTTTAATTCTTGTTTCTCCTAAGCATGCTCTTGTTCCAGCTCCTCCAACCATAGGATTTTCCCCTTATCCCTTTGCTGCTCCGTCTAATCATAGGTTCTGTTTTTGGTGAAGCAGCAAGTATGGGGTAGAAGGAATGAGCTGGTCTGTCAGCATGGGTGCGATAGAATCAGTGATTTGAGGAGCAGCTCCTCTCCTATGCTCCACTGCTTTCCAATACCATTAAGAAGCCTGAACCTGCCATTGTTCCGCTTCATATGGCCAATGGAGGACCCATAATGTAAATCAATTTGTGTCCTTTGTCGAGTATTTCATCGTATCGTTGTTTTATGTGGCCTGCTTTAATATGGTATGCTTTATGTTGCTTCTGTGTATTTTGAATCCTGACCTCAATATTGTCAGGattggagtttcaggattttgacttagCTGCAGTTAGGCTTGGCAATAGTCTTCCAAATTAGGATATGTGTtttgaaggggaatttgcaggttgtATGCCCATGCATCCGTTGCCCTTGTCCTGGGTGGCAGAGGCTGTGGATTTGGGAAGCTGTCGCTATGAATCAATGGAAgggtgaatgaatgaagattttgACCAAACTACATGTagattgaaatcccccatgataattgctgtaccatttttacaggcatcagttatttctttgtttattgtccaccccaatgtgatgttattatttggtggcctataagTTATGCCTATCAGTgatttcttcttagaatttctaatttccgtCCAAATGGATTCAGCCTCATTCTCCATAGAACCCGTGTCATCCCTCAGCACCGCACTGATGTCATCCTTGAacatcagagctacaccacctcccttacaaTCCTGTCTGTCTTTCTGAATAGTCAGGTACCCCATGGtatttaactcccagtcatgaccatcctgtaaccatgtctccgtaatggctacCAAATCATATTCATTCGCAATGATTTGAGCAGTTAACCCATCAACTTTCATATGAATGCCACGTGCATTCTGGTAAAGTGCCTTTACATCAACTTTCTTACCCTcgtgatttccaacatctgtaatCTCTCCCgcgttatccttcctttttgcctCTTTCATGGTCTGCCTTGAACTGAAATCTTCCTgtacacatgctaacctgctgcttacccTTTTATTTATCATCATTTTTGCTGTCGCATTCCCTTTTCCGTCCTCCCCacctcacaagtttaaagtcctagtgaccactctatttatccttttcactagaACACTGGGCCTAGATTGATTCAGATGCAGaacgtcccaacggtacagatccctccagttccaaaactgatgtcaaTGTTCCATGAAATGGTACCCCTCTTTCCCATACCATTCCTTTAGCCACTtagtgtttacttccctaattttctaaTCCCTAACCCAATTTGCACATAGCTCAGTCaataatctggagattatgactCTCAAGGACCTGTTCCTGAATTTTGTTCCTaatgcttgataatccccaaacaggtcctccatcctatccttgcctatgttgttatcCCAACATGTATCATCATAACTGGaattccccccaccctcaccaccagcCAATATGCATTCAAGCTGGTCAGAGATggcctgcaccctggcaccgagcaggcaacacaccatgcgtgACTCCCTATCCAGCTTGCAAAGGATATTTTCTATCCTCTTCATTGTAGAATGCTCTATAATTACCACTTGtgtttttgctcccccctcttgaatggccttctgcaccatggtacagtggtcagctggctcatcctctgGATACTACCACGACAGTACAAGACCCCATTAACTAACATGATTTATTGAATTGACGTTTTAAATCACTCTGTTCTGataggcttatgctcgaaacgtcgaattctctattcctgagatgctgcctggcctgctgtgctttgaccagcaacacatttgcagctgtgatctccagcatctgcagacctcattttttacttactgaTATATTATTACACAGCTCTCGATTGAATGGGACTTAATTttggctcagaggtggggacactaaCACTGTACCAAATAGTGGAAAATTTCCTCTGAGACCATTTGTTCAGAATATTACAGAGCATCTCCCTCTCCTGTTGGAGTTCTCAGGCTGAAATGAAAATAATGTCAAGTGCTGATCCGTTATTCCTTGGTTTGCTATTTGCAATGAGATAACTTACATGAAGTACACCTGTGCAAGAGGAGTGGTCAATGGAGATGTTCACAGTTGTAGGTGAAAGCCATATTTGAATGTAAGGTACACCTGTGTGTGAGAAGTGTATGCTGGGACATTTCAAAGAACAAAATGTAAGGGCAGGTATTGTCAGATGCATGTTTCATCTTCAATAGATAATGGGTGTGTTGGGAAATGCATTGCCATTGTGAGAAGTGGGTATTGTGATGTGAGATTTGCTGTCTGGGGCTAGGTACGTGTACTTATGCCTTATGGTGGTGCTGATATTGACTTTCTTTACTGGAATTGCTTCTTAATTTCTTTTATGGTATTGATAAGTTGtgcatttaatttaaatttgagaATAAAGAGGTTATCTCCACAGCTTCTCACTGTATTTCTTGCTGTTTGACAATTTGCTTTGATATGGGAAAAAAATTTTGTCCTTCTGATTGACAAACGGTTGGAGCATTTATGAATAAAGATATTTATTCTCAAAATGTTTCAGAATAGTTCAAAGTCGAGAGGAATACACAGTCATTTATTTAAGAAATTCAGATTGATATGTTTTCCATTTCATCAGTTGCTCAGGCAAATGAATTTCAGTATGGAAAAAATGTGAGCTGTGAACTTGGTGATATTCTATGCTACCTCATCCGGTGTCTAGAATCACTTGATTGGATCACAACGATTTGGTGAGTCATCCTGAGGGGTGAAAGTCATTTCTGTTAATGATACGTGACTAAAGCTTCAAGTGCAAAGGTTGCTTCTTGTTGGGATGACGTAAATAATGGTGTGGTTTCCTGATGTGACTCTGAACAGTGGGTACAAGCGAATGGATAGCTTAATACAGGTGATAGTGCTCTAGCAGTACTGTGGCAATCCTGCGGGATTGTCTTTGACGTCAACTTGTCTTAAATGTCATGTTGCAGGGCCACAGGTTTAAATCGTGAAAGTGCCTTGTTATCAGGACTCTTGaatatccctggtgctgtgtaACTGTCCAATTAGTGTGGAATTGGGAAGTCAGAGCCCAGACAGAATAAAATGACTTGTGGCATGGGGGCTATGTAATGAGATGAGGTTAATTTTTATAATTTGTAACACATTGAGAACATGATCAACGGTGATCAAGCTCGCTCTGACATGCAGCCAGAAGGATTGAAATCAGTGTTGCTCATAAGTCCCTGTGCTGCCCTATAAGTTGccatcataagatataggagtagaatgaggccattcaacctatcgggtcagtcctgccatttcattatggctaatatgtttctcagccccatttactgctttctccacataatccttgattccttaCTCATCAAGAACTTGTTACAAtgcggggtaaactctcctgcttaatgtaaaccagcaacacagaaaagattcatcctgtgcagtaatctgtgaaaattcgagagtcgaagaaatatttaaagtagaaatttataactttaagaaataaagtctaacagagaataattaactaacaactatttacaactccttactctaacctatcttttacctgccccttctacaatactagtctgataaaacccccgattatgatttacaaaacaaaactcctttactcaaaaccaggcagctttcgttCTTCTTGGTACTTTGGtcttttcttcttagggattctgcttcacaggttactgattgatgcAGTTACTTTTAAGCGAACTATATCTCGCGCAGTCctttttacatgctggtagcttggcagttctcctctcagctGTTCAGTTTTCCCCAGTCTTCTaccccccaaagcatcagattgacTCGAGGCTTttcagattgtcaatatactccaTTTAAATAGATTGGATTTTGGTTTTTTTGGCGTATAATTtagactgattggcctaattcaaatctgtttttttgtttccaggcaaccagctaccccagtagctgggcCACATGTTTACACtgtatcttattgagaacacttagtGCTGTCACTgatagcttttaactctcttaaaggtacagtacacttctacaccttcataacaaacgTATCATGGTCTTAAATACACTGAATGACTTGGTCTCTATTgccttttgtggcaatgagttccacagagccaccaccctctggctgaaggcattcctcctcatctctaaaggatcatcccttcTTCGTGAAGCTGTGCCCCTGGTTCCATGTCTGTCCTAGCAATGCAATTATCTTCTGCACATGCACTGTACTTGGGCCTCTCAATATCCTGAGAGTTTCAATTAaattctccctcaccctcctataAGCCATTGAGTATGGACTCTGAGACCTCAACCACCCCGATATGATAAACctttcatctctgggatcattcttgtaagtctCCTCTGGACCCCGTCCAATGCCAGCGCATCTTTCTTTTTATACAGagcacaaaactgctcacaaacgAATGCCAACATCGCATTGTCATTTATAATTAGCATGTCATTTACAAGTGTAAGATTCTCTTCTCACTTCATTCCACTTGATATCTAGGAACTGATGAAAGCATTAAATTCTGAAAAGGCTTTAGAAAAATAgtaaggtggtaagaaaaagccagggaactatagacaggtcagtctgacatcagtggtgggcaagttgttggaggggatactgaaggacaggatttacctgtatttgaaaaggcaaggattgatttggAATAGCCAAtttgtccttcgtggagaaatttctgaagaaaaacacctttgaccacatgtccatcaggaagtggtcagcacgtagcgtccttgagacccttcgggaaaaggagagggcggatcctgttgagtggttccctgagcagactgtcaaagcaatttggcagaatgcctcatcgccagaactttccaacaagcaccaagacatggcttggctggtggtgagaagggctctacctgtgagatcgtttatgcacgcccggactctctgccgcaccgcacgctgccctcgaagcggctgcgggggggacgagactgtcacacacctccttctggaatgtgcctatgcagaggaagtctggagaggaatgcagtggtatttgtcgaggttcgtcccgagcagcgccgtgacgcgggactccgtgctctacggcctgttccccgggacgcacaccgagacgaatatcaactgcgcctggaggatcatcaactcggtgaaggatgctctctgggtggtccgaaacctgttgatcttccagctgaaggagttgaacccgactgagtgttgcagactggcacattccaaggtccaagactacgtgttgagggacgcgctgaagcttggggcagctgccgccaaggcgcggtgcggaaagaccaccgtttaacatctgcctgtctaaagaaggtcagggggcccatgcagtcatttgggctctgctgacgcctcagcccaATATATGGGCGTAggagcgagaaatgcacagacctgcatgtaaaaaggaaaattctaaactgtgtttgttaatgtgaacatatgtatggcattacccaatgtacagtgtatcaaattattttatgaatatttacgattaaagtatatttttgaaataaaaaaaaatggctttgtgcgtacgaagtcatgcctcactaacttggttGAGCtttctgtggctcagtggttagtattgctgcctatagcgccagggacccagggctcgtttccagcctcgggcgactgtctgtgtggagtttgtaattctccgtgtctacgtgggtttcctcccacagtccaaagatgtgcaggtcaggtgaattggccattctaaattgctcatagtcctaggtgtattagtcagagggaaataggtctgagtggggttgctcttcggaggatcagtgtggacttgttgggctgaatggcctgtttccacactatagggaatctattctaatttaaaataaagtaacaaagagggaTTGATGAAgccagagcgatagatgtgatctatagtGGACttgaggaaggtgtttgatagGTTCCTcaaggtagactggttagcaaggttagatcacatggaatacagggagaactagccatttaggtGCGGAACTAATGTGAAGttggggagacagagggtggtggtggatggttgcttttcagaatggaggcccgTTGAC
This DNA window, taken from Hemiscyllium ocellatum isolate sHemOce1 chromosome 21, sHemOce1.pat.X.cur, whole genome shotgun sequence, encodes the following:
- the tprn gene encoding taperin gives rise to the protein MSVSEERPLSPPRSPLQAPRQQQQEEEQAAAASGLGVRMPAWKREILERRKAKLAGPAADGRSCVPSRAASHSNRAELEASPGPEGGGPASEAGGSVLLESIAPVQENPFIQRERRRRRRQGAGSQSPGPGGGGGPGPGPARDQDAAKPLQQLLELYSHMPGVRTIQADNIIIIESDPDYFSEPGSPARSQPQAQAQARARAVEQLLSRPGHGTVAEIRAAEVLVYDGTLSRSEENLSSLGGGGGDAGPPGPLHGKVSRLLEKFDRNYVKPSRSRSTENLLDGFSPARDRDRPRKPLLLPKPLSVRQPGQGPTSPGPRSPGPHRDCLSPPCQPKPFPLSSPVRCSGPPSPGRTPPASSSASVHSQWDAQLAASDRTETEGRPFSVSSYRKQSESGPAAGHLRQKEATPSHTPAHQNGKSKDRIIENKVMENGRPDLDVMRTDSFSVNGGEMDSEDASELGSGRVPYSVSAANSEVSNVCVVDQRKASKLSPERHQPPAADASKSLPANSSATPSGKMNQDHKVAGSAKVTPNQCNSVSASTSLNDSFEIIPATPPDVSSIPKDDIQARALANLKKQSKNSFVVIPKKRVGASVASSEASDCKEVNHESCEKPKIENGASNASNSETQTDWVSAVSLDRMSPSDHEQSNEGKLLFGEPPLPKADPKPKEKEAVDKPTSGSNYEVSSKHMNAPISIEEERTSLLPTPMSEAEQEAESTVTLIKVSARNDDLPITNIDDILGTGEKETPKQPSRAKSAAAKDELPEERAGGLLHPFVQRKSGNTFTVVPQRKPASRAQQTSVDVNEVSPANGTDEQTVEDPEASLAKLGVLLKKRYPLAEEIQVIGGYLSLERSCLTKAGSTRKKMKISFNDSSLHTTFEYPSENSLIQEEESEESDNDEEEQSSTFFFPRPSYTSSPTTPSSPLRTNTVVSALTNYAPKHAMSFNTWQEQKLDESVSGRNNSLHSTESSTEDDMLTPADGSSHSDYSSEPALYF